Proteins from a genomic interval of Deltaproteobacteria bacterium RBG_16_64_85:
- a CDS encoding N-acetyl-gamma-glutamyl-phosphate reductase: MKRVAIFGATGYTGFELIRLLLSHPRAKISALTSEQYSEQPVEQAFSPFRGKLAGVAFGKTEKMLSAGFDAAFLALPHTVSAPVAEALFGRGIPVVDLSADFRFRSIPLYESVYGVTHKSPGVSGKAVYGLPEVYREALRNTRLAAVPGCFPTAVILALYPLLKEGLIERKGIVADCKTGVSGGGRSPSLGFHYPEVEGGVRPYGLPKHRHNPEMDQELTLAGGEKVSITFVPHLIPMVRGILATCYATLRPKISHEAVEKAYRKHYGKEPFVRLCPPGVLPSTKDVAGSNDCDIAFRTDAKTRRVVVVSVIDNLVKGASGAAVQCFNLMMGFPEEDGLRAAPLFP; this comes from the coding sequence ATGAAGCGGGTCGCTATATTCGGCGCGACGGGATACACCGGGTTCGAACTCATCCGGCTCCTGCTGTCCCATCCTCGCGCGAAGATCTCGGCGCTGACCTCCGAGCAATACTCCGAACAGCCGGTCGAACAGGCGTTTTCCCCCTTCCGCGGGAAGCTCGCCGGCGTCGCCTTCGGGAAGACGGAGAAGATGCTTTCCGCCGGCTTCGACGCCGCCTTCCTGGCATTGCCCCACACGGTCTCGGCGCCCGTGGCCGAGGCGCTTTTCGGGAGGGGGATCCCGGTCGTCGACCTCTCGGCGGATTTCCGCTTCCGGAGCATCCCGCTGTACGAATCGGTCTACGGCGTTACGCACAAGAGCCCCGGCGTGAGCGGCAAGGCGGTCTACGGACTGCCCGAGGTGTACCGGGAGGCCCTGCGGAATACGCGGCTGGCGGCGGTCCCAGGCTGCTTCCCCACGGCGGTCATCCTCGCTCTCTACCCGCTGCTCAAGGAGGGCCTGATCGAGCGGAAGGGGATCGTGGCCGATTGCAAGACCGGCGTCTCCGGCGGCGGGAGAAGCCCCTCGCTCGGGTTCCACTACCCTGAAGTCGAAGGGGGAGTAAGGCCCTACGGGCTGCCGAAGCACCGCCATAACCCCGAGATGGACCAGGAGCTCACCCTCGCCGGCGGGGAAAAGGTCTCGATCACCTTCGTCCCCCACCTGATCCCGATGGTCCGGGGGATCCTGGCGACCTGCTACGCCACGCTCCGGCCGAAGATCTCCCACGAGGCGGTGGAGAAGGCGTATCGCAAGCATTACGGTAAGGAGCCCTTCGTGCGGCTGTGCCCGCCGGGCGTTCTTCCCTCCACCAAAGACGTGGCCGGGAGCAACGATTGCGACATCGCCTTCCGAACCGATGCGAAGACGCGGCGGGTGGTGGTCGTCTCCGTCATCGACAATCTCGTGAAGGGGGCCTCGGGGGCAGCCGTCCAGTGCTTCAACCTGATGATGGGATTCCCGGAGGAGGACGGACTCCGGGCGGCCCCCCTCTTCCCGTGA
- a CDS encoding CTP synthase, which yields MRAERTVKPKFIFVTGGVVSSLGKGLAAASIGALLEARGLKITMLKLDPYINVDPGTMNPFQHGEVFVTDDGAETDLDLGHYERYVSSRMGKKNNCTTGKIYHSVITKERRGDYLGGTVQVIPHITDEIKRVISAAAQGYDLAIVEVGGTVGDIESLPFLEAIRQVRTDRGKENVLYVHVTLVPYIGTAGELKTKPTQHSVKELRSIGIQPDVLLCRCERPLPKDIKAKIALFCNVTEDAVITARDVEQIYELPLVFHQEGLDDKIMESLNIWAGEPRLDAWSKIMEKWKNPVGEVTIAIVGKYVNLRESYKSLNEALTHGGIAHSVRVLHRYVDSEEVERQGAEALLKGADGILVPGGFGSRGVEGKIASVRYARENRIPFFGICLGMQVAVVEFARNVCGLPAATSRELDAESECAVIDLMPDQRGVVEKGATMRLGAYPCSLAEKSLARKAYAAAEVSERHRHRYEFNNEFREALSARGLRITGLSPDGRLVEIVEIQDHPWFLGCQFHPEFQSRPMAPHPLFRDFIGAAYTVSRRQGVS from the coding sequence ATGCGGGCGGAACGAACGGTAAAGCCGAAGTTCATCTTCGTGACCGGGGGCGTCGTGTCCTCCCTTGGGAAGGGGCTTGCGGCCGCCTCGATCGGAGCGCTCCTCGAAGCCCGGGGCCTGAAGATCACGATGCTCAAGCTCGACCCCTACATCAACGTCGACCCCGGAACGATGAACCCGTTCCAGCACGGCGAGGTGTTCGTGACCGACGACGGCGCCGAAACCGACCTCGACCTGGGGCACTACGAACGGTACGTCTCCTCGCGGATGGGGAAGAAGAACAACTGCACCACGGGCAAGATCTACCACTCGGTGATCACGAAGGAGCGGCGCGGCGACTACCTGGGCGGCACGGTCCAGGTCATCCCCCACATCACGGACGAGATCAAGCGGGTCATCAGCGCGGCGGCCCAGGGCTACGACCTCGCGATCGTCGAGGTCGGCGGCACCGTGGGCGACATCGAGAGCCTTCCGTTCCTGGAAGCGATCCGGCAGGTCCGGACGGACCGCGGGAAGGAGAACGTCCTTTACGTCCACGTCACGCTCGTCCCCTACATCGGCACGGCGGGGGAGCTGAAGACGAAACCCACCCAGCACAGCGTGAAGGAGCTGCGCTCCATCGGCATCCAGCCCGACGTCCTGTTGTGCCGATGCGAACGGCCGCTGCCCAAGGACATCAAGGCGAAGATCGCGTTATTCTGCAACGTGACCGAGGACGCGGTCATCACCGCTCGGGACGTGGAGCAGATCTACGAGCTGCCCCTGGTCTTCCACCAGGAAGGACTGGACGACAAGATCATGGAGTCCCTGAACATCTGGGCGGGCGAGCCAAGGCTCGACGCATGGTCGAAGATCATGGAGAAGTGGAAGAATCCGGTGGGCGAAGTCACGATCGCCATCGTCGGGAAGTACGTGAACCTGCGCGAGTCGTACAAGAGCCTGAACGAGGCTCTGACGCACGGCGGGATTGCCCACTCGGTCCGGGTCCTGCACCGGTACGTGGACTCCGAGGAGGTCGAGCGGCAGGGGGCCGAGGCGCTTCTGAAGGGGGCCGACGGGATCCTGGTCCCCGGAGGGTTCGGGTCGCGCGGAGTGGAAGGGAAGATCGCCTCCGTGCGGTACGCCCGGGAAAACCGCATCCCCTTCTTCGGCATCTGCCTCGGGATGCAAGTGGCCGTGGTGGAATTTGCCCGGAACGTGTGCGGCCTCCCGGCGGCCACCAGCCGGGAACTCGACGCGGAGAGCGAGTGCGCGGTCATCGACCTCATGCCGGACCAGCGCGGGGTGGTGGAGAAGGGAGCGACGATGCGGCTCGGGGCGTACCCCTGCTCCCTCGCCGAGAAATCGCTCGCCCGCAAGGCGTACGCCGCCGCGGAGGTCTCGGAGCGGCACCGGCACCGCTACGAATTCAACAACGAGTTCCGGGAGGCCCTTTCCGCCAGGGGGCTGCGGATCACCGGCCTGTCGCCGGACGGGCGCCTCGTGGAGATCGTGGAGATCCAGGACCATCCCTGGTTCCTGGGCTGCCAGTTCCACCCCGAGTTCCAGTCGCGGCCGATGGCGCCCCACCCCCTCTTCCGCGATTTCATCGGCGCCGCCTACACCGTTTCCCGGAGACAGGGGGTATCGTGA
- a CDS encoding 3-deoxy-8-phosphooctulonate synthase, translating to MRQVEIAGRFRIGAGNPPAFIAGPCVLESESLAMAVAEFLSGLATRLCVPLIFKGSFDKANRSSGRSSRGPGQEEGLRILGEVKRKFRVPVTTDVHEPKQVAAVAAVVDLLQIPALLCRQTDLLVAAGETGLPVNIKKGQFMAPWDMENAVEKVTSTGNSAVLVTERGTTFGYNNLVVDYRGLPAIREGICPVIFDATHSVQLPGGAGKVSSGDRRFVAPLARAAVAAGVDGVFLEVHPDPSRALSDGPNSLPLDDVEPLLRTLLAIREAAESGAAGKGEGT from the coding sequence ATCCGTCAAGTCGAGATCGCGGGGCGGTTCCGGATCGGGGCGGGGAACCCGCCGGCCTTCATCGCCGGACCGTGCGTCCTGGAGTCGGAGAGCCTCGCGATGGCCGTGGCGGAGTTTCTTTCGGGGCTGGCCACCCGCCTGTGCGTTCCCCTCATCTTCAAGGGTTCCTTCGACAAGGCGAACCGCTCCTCGGGCCGGTCTTCCCGCGGGCCCGGGCAGGAGGAGGGACTGCGCATCCTGGGGGAGGTGAAGCGGAAGTTCCGCGTTCCGGTGACCACAGACGTGCACGAGCCGAAACAGGTTGCCGCGGTGGCAGCGGTGGTCGACCTTCTCCAGATCCCGGCCCTCCTGTGCCGCCAGACCGATCTGCTGGTGGCGGCGGGCGAGACGGGCCTGCCGGTCAACATCAAGAAGGGGCAGTTCATGGCGCCATGGGACATGGAAAACGCCGTGGAGAAGGTGACGTCGACCGGGAATTCCGCCGTCCTGGTCACGGAGCGGGGAACCACGTTCGGCTACAACAACCTGGTCGTCGATTACCGCGGGCTGCCCGCCATCCGGGAGGGGATCTGCCCGGTGATCTTCGACGCAACGCACAGCGTCCAGCTCCCGGGCGGAGCGGGAAAGGTTTCCTCCGGCGATCGCCGGTTCGTCGCACCCCTCGCCCGCGCAGCCGTGGCGGCGGGGGTGGACGGCGTGTTCCTCGAGGTCCATCCGGACCCGAGCCGGGCCCTTTCCGACGGTCCCAACAGCCTGCCGCTTGACGACGTGGAGCCGCTCCTGCGGACCCTCCTCGCGATCCGCGAGGCGGCGGAGTCCGGGGCGGCCGGGAAAGGAGAAGGGACATGA